In Curtobacterium sp. TC1, the following proteins share a genomic window:
- a CDS encoding MFS transporter — MAVRIGARSTTGWKATVSVAMSNYIESGSIIAIATSLSLWQEQFHVGDLEVGLLASLSANAFGAAAGAIIGGPLCDRYGRKFIYTYDLLLYMLGILLAVFAGSYGMLLVGFILTGIAVGAGVPASWTYIAEQAPADKRAAHVGTAQLAWSIGPMVGFALAIAAAPLGLLGSRLIFAHLFVVAAVVWWLRRGLPESAIWKDERAATGTANFFHGITQLFSRRRNLTAMLFLFGVYALWNTVAGQAGIFQPRVYSATGVTSVTEQYGLQILVWGCTVAATYFGFMRYGDRVSRRLLFALGAVLAIVAWAVLIYAPANLGTLLFFAITWGVSSGIGAQAFYGLWTSELFATRYRASAQGVLFLAARVMVGLLSIWFPLLLSDIGLRALGGLILGLLAMSFLVGTIWAPRTQGRTLEAIEAERYGTVTTVTGTVRAADERAVREAEQRRRAGADR, encoded by the coding sequence ATGGCGGTCCGCATCGGAGCCCGGAGCACCACGGGCTGGAAGGCGACCGTCTCGGTCGCCATGTCGAACTACATCGAGTCGGGGTCGATCATCGCGATCGCCACGAGCCTCAGCCTGTGGCAGGAGCAGTTCCACGTCGGCGACCTCGAGGTCGGCCTCCTGGCGAGCCTGTCCGCCAACGCGTTCGGCGCCGCCGCCGGCGCCATCATCGGCGGGCCCCTGTGCGACCGCTACGGCCGGAAGTTCATCTACACCTACGACCTGCTGCTCTACATGCTCGGCATCCTGCTCGCGGTGTTCGCCGGCAGCTACGGCATGCTGCTGGTCGGCTTCATCCTGACCGGCATCGCGGTCGGCGCCGGCGTCCCCGCGAGCTGGACCTACATCGCCGAGCAGGCACCAGCGGACAAGCGGGCCGCCCACGTCGGCACCGCGCAGCTCGCCTGGTCGATCGGCCCGATGGTCGGGTTCGCGCTGGCCATCGCCGCCGCACCACTCGGACTGCTCGGCAGCCGGCTCATCTTCGCGCACCTCTTCGTCGTCGCCGCCGTCGTCTGGTGGCTCCGCCGCGGGCTGCCGGAGTCGGCGATCTGGAAGGACGAACGCGCCGCGACCGGCACGGCGAACTTCTTCCACGGGATCACCCAGCTGTTCAGTCGGCGCAGGAACCTGACCGCGATGCTGTTCCTGTTCGGCGTCTACGCGCTCTGGAACACCGTCGCCGGGCAGGCCGGCATCTTCCAGCCGCGGGTGTACTCGGCCACCGGGGTCACGAGCGTCACCGAGCAGTACGGCCTGCAGATCCTGGTGTGGGGGTGCACCGTGGCCGCGACGTACTTCGGCTTCATGCGCTACGGCGACCGGGTCAGTCGACGGCTGCTGTTCGCCCTCGGCGCGGTGCTCGCGATCGTCGCCTGGGCCGTCCTGATCTACGCACCGGCGAACCTCGGGACGCTGCTGTTCTTCGCGATCACGTGGGGTGTGTCGTCGGGCATCGGTGCGCAGGCGTTCTACGGCCTCTGGACGAGCGAGCTCTTCGCCACCCGGTACCGGGCCAGTGCGCAGGGGGTGCTCTTCCTCGCCGCGCGGGTCATGGTGGGGCTGCTGAGCATCTGGTTCCCGCTGCTCCTGTCGGACATCGGGCTCCGCGCACTCGGTGGGCTCATCCTCGGGCTGCTCGCCATGTCGTTCCTGGTCGGCACGATCTGGGCGCCGCGCACGCAGGGCAGGACGCTCGAAGCCATCGAGGCCGAGCGGTACGGCACCGTGACCACCGTCACCGGCACCGTGCGCGCCGCCGACGAACGAGCCGTCCGGGAGGCCGAGCAGCGTCGGCGCGCCGGGGCCGACCGGTGA
- a CDS encoding LacI family DNA-binding transcriptional regulator — protein MAVSVREVAALAGVSLGTVSNVLNRPDKVAPTTVDRVQSAIATLGFVRNDSARQLRAGRSSTVGLIVLDGGNPFFTDVARGAEDAAMDKGLAVLIGNSDESPDRERTYVDLFEERRVAGLLISPAGDDLSRLARLRDQGTAVVLVDRRADDEHFASVSVDDVAGGRIAVEHLAVTGRTRIAFVGGPSSIRQVADRHTGALSAAQAAGIELEVLPTASLSVLEGRRVGEALQARPRAERPDAVFAANDLLAVGLEQAFIMRGTIAVPEEIAIVGYDDIAFAEAAVVPLTSVRQPAQDLGRQAIELLTKQVELGQDIDLEHVEFTPELVVRQSSVVDA, from the coding sequence ATGGCGGTCAGTGTGCGAGAGGTGGCAGCGCTCGCCGGCGTGTCCCTGGGGACGGTGTCGAACGTCCTGAACCGCCCCGACAAGGTCGCCCCGACCACCGTGGACCGGGTGCAGTCGGCCATCGCCACACTCGGGTTCGTCCGCAACGACTCTGCGCGGCAACTCCGGGCCGGCCGCAGCTCCACCGTCGGCCTGATCGTGCTCGACGGCGGCAACCCGTTCTTCACCGACGTCGCCCGCGGTGCCGAAGACGCTGCGATGGACAAGGGGTTGGCGGTCCTCATCGGCAACTCCGACGAGTCCCCCGACCGCGAGCGCACCTACGTCGACCTGTTCGAGGAACGCCGGGTCGCGGGTCTGCTCATCTCCCCAGCCGGTGACGACCTGTCCCGACTCGCCCGTCTGCGCGACCAGGGCACCGCGGTCGTGCTCGTCGACCGCCGCGCCGACGACGAGCACTTCGCGTCGGTCTCCGTCGACGACGTCGCGGGCGGCCGCATCGCGGTCGAGCACCTCGCTGTCACCGGGCGGACGCGCATCGCGTTCGTCGGCGGCCCGTCCAGCATCCGCCAGGTGGCTGACCGGCACACCGGGGCACTGTCGGCGGCTCAGGCAGCTGGCATCGAGCTCGAGGTCCTGCCGACCGCGTCGCTGTCGGTGCTCGAAGGGCGTCGTGTCGGCGAAGCGCTCCAGGCACGGCCGCGCGCCGAACGGCCGGACGCGGTCTTCGCGGCGAACGACCTCCTGGCGGTGGGCCTCGAACAGGCGTTCATCATGCGGGGCACGATCGCGGTGCCGGAGGAGATCGCGATCGTGGGCTACGACGACATCGCCTTCGCCGAAGCGGCCGTCGTCCCGCTGACCTCGGTGCGCCAGCCGGCACAGGACCTCGGGCGTCAGGCGATCGAGCTGCTGACGAAGCAGGTCGAGCTCGGGCAGGACATCGACCTCGAGCACGTCGAGTTCACGCCGGAGCTCGTGGTCCGGCAGTCCTCCGTCGTCGACGCGTAG
- a CDS encoding LacI family DNA-binding transcriptional regulator, with product MVHVPRRDGPPSVHHVAARAGVSLATVSNVLNHPERVADATAARVHDAIAELGYTPNRNARVLASGSSRSIGLVVMSLRNSLFSDMVNGAQLAARKRGFTLLIASSEDDLQAQGEHLAYLESARVSGILLASMTESRDQVELTRRHGRPVVYVNFAPTTVDACSVVVDNEQAGFLAAEHLIARGCRRIGFVSARAELQPVALRRAGVLRAIAGHPGVELVDIDAGDIDPPGGTHAGSRIAAMPADERPDGVLGVTDLLAMAVVSELRAAGIRVPEDIPVSGCDHNSVAWGGAVPLTSVTMHGAEMGAAAVELLLEELTDPMHVHRAVVLGSELVPRESTLGRAGAAAARTVPPSDPRRTEA from the coding sequence ATGGTGCATGTCCCCCGGCGTGACGGCCCGCCGAGCGTGCACCACGTCGCCGCTCGCGCGGGCGTCTCGCTCGCGACGGTCTCGAACGTCCTGAACCACCCCGAGCGGGTGGCCGACGCCACCGCCGCTCGCGTGCACGACGCGATCGCCGAACTCGGGTACACGCCGAACCGCAACGCCCGGGTGCTCGCATCCGGCAGCAGCCGTTCGATCGGGCTCGTCGTGATGTCGCTCCGGAACTCGCTGTTCAGCGACATGGTGAACGGGGCGCAGCTCGCGGCCCGGAAGCGGGGGTTCACGCTCCTGATCGCGAGCAGCGAGGACGACCTGCAGGCGCAGGGCGAACACCTCGCGTACCTCGAGAGCGCTCGGGTGTCCGGCATCCTGCTCGCCTCGATGACCGAGTCGCGCGACCAGGTCGAACTCACCCGCCGGCACGGTCGTCCGGTCGTCTACGTCAACTTCGCGCCGACGACGGTCGATGCCTGCTCCGTCGTCGTCGACAACGAACAGGCGGGGTTCCTCGCCGCCGAGCACCTGATCGCCCGCGGGTGCCGACGCATCGGCTTCGTGAGCGCCCGCGCCGAGCTGCAACCGGTCGCGCTCCGCCGCGCCGGCGTGCTCCGGGCGATCGCGGGCCACCCCGGGGTGGAACTCGTCGACATCGACGCCGGTGACATCGACCCACCCGGCGGCACGCACGCCGGGTCCCGGATCGCGGCGATGCCCGCGGACGAACGTCCCGACGGCGTTCTGGGTGTCACGGACCTGCTCGCGATGGCGGTCGTCTCGGAGCTCCGAGCTGCCGGCATCCGCGTGCCGGAGGACATCCCGGTGTCGGGGTGCGACCACAACTCGGTGGCGTGGGGCGGCGCCGTGCCGCTGACCTCGGTGACGATGCACGGTGCGGAGATGGGCGCGGCGGCCGTCGAGCTCCTGCTCGAGGAGCTCACCGACCCGATGCACGTCCACCGCGCGGTCGTGCTCGGCAGTGAGCTCGTCCCCCGCGAGAGCACGCTCGGCCGCGCCGGTGCAGCAGCCGCGCGCACGGTGCCCCCGAGCGACCCCCGCCGCACCGAGGCCTGA